Genomic window (Marmota flaviventris isolate mMarFla1 chromosome X, mMarFla1.hap1, whole genome shotgun sequence):
ataatataaatgtgtCTCAAAGAACATTTCATATTATAAGGACATGAAATCTACATCAGGGATAAGATTTCACTTTGTCTCTGTGTTTCAGAATGACATACTTGATAGTGTTTTGGTAGGGAAATTTCCTTacatcttttccattttattgccTTGATCCCCTGTCTTCCTTTTGGATATCCTAGGTTAATATCAGAGTTCCATGAGACCTGGGCAATCTGCATGTGATTCCAGGTGAGCCCCAGAAAGACAGTACAACAACAGAAGTGCCCAGCAGGGTGAAGGCTGTGCTAGACAAACAGTTGGAGTAAGAATCAAGACAGCTGTATTACAGGACCAGACTACCACAATTCTTGTGGCAGGGTAAGACTATTCCCATTTCATGCAATATTTCACATTAAACACTTATTGAGATCATGAAGAATATTTTGCTTCATGCTTTGCAGCTATGtactttaaactaaaaaaaaaaaccacatttcaTATTAAAATCGCATTCAGTTGAAAATCTGAGGTATAATTCAACTTGATCCTTCTTCTCTAGCCATAATATTTGTAATTAATGTAAGAAGTTAAAATTTCTCAACTTCTCATTTTGAGAATCTAATGTATAAAACCACTAAGCAAAAATTATGCAAGAGGCTTTTCAGGTGTCTACCCAAGTTTTCAGACAATGATCTGGCTCTCAAATACTTGAAACCACTAGATCCAGTAAGTGTCCATAGTAGCCATTCTGAGTCTCTgtcttctgcttatgatttttagAAGGTCAGTATGTTGTTGTGTAGATGCAGTAGGTACAGACCTTGTTTTGTTTGTCTGGATGCTTTGGTAGAACTTAAAATTTATAATGCTGTGTATTTGGCTAGTATACTAGTTCTCAACAAGTTCCTCTTGGACATGTAGCATTGAAATCATTTGAGAACTTATTAGAAATATGAATTTTTGAGCTCAACCCAGACATTCTGATTAAGACTTTCAGGAGGGTGCCTAGAAATCTAAGTCTTCCAGATGATTCTGATACATATTAAGTTTGGAGACCCACTGCCATAGGTCAAATAGTAGAGGGATAAAAATATCAGAGTCTAATACTATAAGTTTCCTGAAACACCACCATAAGCCCTCCCCCTATGCCTACATGTATACACATAACTCCTTAATAAATATGTGCAAGTTCTTGAATTTGACATATTGTAAAACAATTTTCCAGTTCCTATCTCCCCTTAAATTGTGCTGCATTATTCACTGTCTGATCTTGTATTGAGCATTCTTATCTCTAGTTTATTTCTTCTTGGTTTTCAATTGCTCATATTctattttgacaaaataattttgtttgctGATACTTTTTTCCCTCCATTTCAGTATCTTCAGTATTGTCCTATTCAAACAACGTGTTCACGAATCCTGGGGTTATTGTAGTGGAGAAGACAAAAAAGCTATAAACTCTTTGTAGTCCTAAAACAAAAGAGACTTTGTTGAGAGTATTGTTTTGGTAGGAACTGTGTTTGCAGTAACAAGGACAGCAAGCCACCTCAACCTCTGATAAGAGCTCCTTGGCACACAACTCAAAATCATCATGGAAGCTGAGTATGTCCTGTGCAATTGGAAAGACCAGTTATGGCCAGCGAAAGTTTTGACCAGATCTGAAACTTCATCAGACAGTAAGAGACAAAAGACAATTTCCCTAGAAGTTCAAATACTCTCACTAGATGACAAGATTGAAGTGGATATCACAGAAACAAAGATTCTTGAGAAATCTCAAGTTGAAGCCATTGCCTCCTCTCTTGTGCTACAGTCAGAGGACAATGCCCCACCTCAAGAGGAAACAGCTTACAGAAGATCACTAAAAGTGGCACTGGATATcctgaatgagagaaaaaaattgaatcaagCAAGCATTTCACATGAAGAAGAGACCATTGTGATATCTGACAATGAACCACAAAAGCTGTCTGATTCACCCCCTCGTAAAAAGTATCGGAGGCATGAAGAGGACTTACAGGAGTCTCTTGAGGAAAATAAAGACCCAACATCCCTGATAATATCTTCAGAGAGTGGTAATTCCCTGCCTGATGATAAATCACAGGTGAACACAACTATTGATACTCCGAGTGAAATGGAAACAAAGTCATCACAGAACCCCATCTGCCAGACTTTCCCTTCACTTTCAGAAGATGAtgatgaaaaagagaagaaaaagattgaCACATCAGCAATTTTATCTGTAAGTTCCACAGTCAAAGAAGAGGATGCACCTGTTAAAGATGAAAAGTTTGTTCCATCTTTGTCATCAGATATTGTCACTATGCCCAAAGctttgaaagaagaagaaaaagacatatgCTCAGAGACCCCTGCTGTTTCCTCTGAATGTTCTACATTCTCAGAGAATATTGAAGATCCTGGAGAAGGTCCTTCAAATCCAAATCCATGCACAGATGCCACCCAGGATCAACCTTCTGTGGAATCAGAGACAGGTGCTGCAACATCCTCTGCAAGTTGTTCAGGGGAATGCCAGGCTTCAGTTAGTGCCTCTAACCCTGTCCTGGATTATTCACTTCTTGTGAATAATGAAAGAAGTTTTCAGAGGCTGGATTTAGAGGAACTTGAGGAAGACATTCAAGCTTCTGACAAGTCACCGAATCTAAATCCTGTTAGTGCTTCTGCACTAGATGACAATGAGGAAGATGAAGAACTCCCACgcttcattttaaattatgagCCACGTTCATTTGAAACAGGAATGATAGTCTggtttaaatatcaaaaataccCATTTTGGCCAGCAGTGGTAAAAAGTATCAGGCGTAAAGAGAGGAAAGCAAGTGTGCTTTTTGTTGAGGCAAACATAAATCCTGAGAAGAAAGGCATTAGAGTACCATTCAGAAGACTAAAAAAGTTTGATTGTAAGGAGAAACAAGCACTAGTGGATAAAGCCAGGGAGGAGTATAGTGAAAGTATCGACTGGTGCATTTCATTGATTTGTGACTACAGAGTTAGAATAGGTTGTGGATCTTTTACAGGCTCTTTCCTTGAGTACTATGCTGCTGACATTAGTTATCCAATCAGGAAAGCAATCAAACAGGATACCTTCAGGAATCGATTTCCAAAGCTCCAGAGTGATGATACTGTGGAACAAATGGTTGTGACTTCCCAGACCAAGAAAATGGCCTTCCAGAAAATTCTCCCTGACAGGATGAAGGCTGCTCGGGACCGAGCCAACAAGAACCTGGTGGACTTTATTGTGAATGCAAAGGGAACAGAAAACCATCTTTTGGCCATTTTAAAAGGCACCAAAGCATCCAGATGGCTGAAATCATTTTTGAATGCAAATAGGTTCACACCCTGTATTGAAACATACTTTGAAGATGATGATCAGTTGGATGAAGTAGTGAAATATTTACAGGAAATCTACAAACAAATAGATGAAAGCATGCTGACTCGGATAAAACATGACAAAATTAAATTCATCCTGGAAGTTCTCCTGCCAGAAgcaattattttctcaatttctgcTGTTGATGGATTAGATTATGAAGCAGCTGAAGCAAAGTATCTAAAAGGGCCTTCTCTCGGCTATAGGGAAAGAGAATTATTTGATGCAAAAATCATATTTGAAAAGAGACGGAAACCATTAACAAATGAAGCTCATTAAATATCCCAAGAGTCAAAATCATAACAAGGAGCTTTTACAgatgttagtttaaaaaaaatctcattttaacaGTTCTCTCtacaatgtaaatattttctgaaaaggaAAGACTTTGAGCAAcatgttcacttttttttaaagatctctagGATCTGCAGAGATCActacatgtttattttcttatgctTCTTCAGAGTCAATTTCATCAgcatatttcagaatttttactttcaaatacatttttagaatgcataattcctaaataatttttaaaagaaagtactctttggttttatgacattt
Coding sequences:
- the Pwwp3b gene encoding PWWP domain-containing DNA repair factor 3B → MEAEYVLCNWKDQLWPAKVLTRSETSSDSKRQKTISLEVQILSLDDKIEVDITETKILEKSQVEAIASSLVLQSEDNAPPQEETAYRRSLKVALDILNERKKLNQASISHEEETIVISDNEPQKLSDSPPRKKYRRHEEDLQESLEENKDPTSLIISSESGNSLPDDKSQVNTTIDTPSEMETKSSQNPICQTFPSLSEDDDEKEKKKIDTSAILSVSSTVKEEDAPVKDEKFVPSLSSDIVTMPKALKEEEKDICSETPAVSSECSTFSENIEDPGEGPSNPNPCTDATQDQPSVESETGAATSSASCSGECQASVSASNPVLDYSLLVNNERSFQRLDLEELEEDIQASDKSPNLNPVSASALDDNEEDEELPRFILNYEPRSFETGMIVWFKYQKYPFWPAVVKSIRRKERKASVLFVEANINPEKKGIRVPFRRLKKFDCKEKQALVDKAREEYSESIDWCISLICDYRVRIGCGSFTGSFLEYYAADISYPIRKAIKQDTFRNRFPKLQSDDTVEQMVVTSQTKKMAFQKILPDRMKAARDRANKNLVDFIVNAKGTENHLLAILKGTKASRWLKSFLNANRFTPCIETYFEDDDQLDEVVKYLQEIYKQIDESMLTRIKHDKIKFILEVLLPEAIIFSISAVDGLDYEAAEAKYLKGPSLGYRERELFDAKIIFEKRRKPLTNEAH